A stretch of the Malus sylvestris chromosome 10, drMalSylv7.2, whole genome shotgun sequence genome encodes the following:
- the LOC126588054 gene encoding mitochondrial import receptor subunit TOM9-2-like — protein sequence MAAQARKGGISLPERRNPKKEGDGVIAKLAQSEIVIRGKQAANDAAFVTKKLMKSTGKAAWIAGTSFLILVVPLIIAMDREQQLNELELQQANILGAAPPQK from the coding sequence atgGCGGCCCAAGCTCGAAAAGGCGGAATCTCCCTCCCGGAACGGCGGAACCCTAAGAAGGAAGGCGACGGCGTGATCGCGAAGCTCGCGCAGTCCGAAATTGTCATTCGGGGAAAGCAAGCCGCAAACGACGCCGCATTTGTCACGAAGAAGCTCATGAAGAGCACCGGCAAGGCCGCCTGGATCGCCGGTACCTCGTTCCTCATACTGGTGGTGCCGTTGATCATCGCCATGGACCGCGAGCAGCAGCTCAACGAGCTCGAGCTCCAGCAGGCCAACATCCTGGGCGCTGCGCCGCCCCAGAAGTAA
- the LOC126588036 gene encoding plasmodesmata-located protein 1-like — protein MVFHTSNPSPSIFSALFFFTLLASFPFSTISTDLTNLIYKGCANQNFQDPNGTYKKNLKSLFDSLVSQSSQKTYFSTTFGDGQTAIVGTYQCRGDLSTSDCNLCVKKIPALANKLCGEVVAARVQLDGCYLRYEVAGFQQVPGTQFLFKICRKNQASGVSAGFADKRDKAFGMVENGVKNGSAGFYTGTYQSLYILGQCEGDLGSGDCGDCVKIADQRAKSDCNGSFSGQIYLQKCYISYNFYPNGVTSITSSSGSRHHTQRTVAIAVGGLAAFGFLVVCLMFVKQLMKKKHGGKHGDYH, from the exons ATGGTTTTTCACACTTCCAATCCCTCTCCTTCCATTTTCTCTGCTCTGTTTTTCTTCACCCTCCTCGCCTCCTTTCCATTTTCCACCATTTCTACTGATCTCACAAACTTGATCTACAAAGGCTGTGCAAACCAAAACTTCCAAGACCCAAATGGAACTTACAAAAAAAACCTCAAATCTTTGTTCGATTCTCTGGTCTCCCAATCGTCGCAAAAGACTTACTTTTCCACCACCTTTGGCGACGGCCAAACCGCAATCGTGGGGACGTACCAATGCAGGGGAGACCTCAGCACATCCGATTGCAACCTCTGCGTGAAAAAGATTCCAGCTTTGGCCAATAAACTATGTGGGGAGGTAGTAGCAGCCAGAGTCCAGCTGGATGGGTGTTACCTGAGGTATGAGGTTGCTGGGTTTCAACAGGTTCCAGGGACAcagtttttgtttaaaatttgtAGGAAAAATCAGGCAAGTGGGGTGAGTGCTGGGTTTGCAGACAAGAGGGACAAGGCTTTTGGGATGGTGGAAAATGGGGTGAAAAATGGGAGTGCTGGGTTTTATACTGGAACTTATCAGTCTCTGTATATTTTGGGGCAGTGCGAGGGGGATCTGGGAAGTGGGGATTGTGGGGATTGTGTGAAAATTGCTGATCAGAGAGCTAAAAGTGACTGCAACGGTTCATTTTCTGGGCAGATTTATCTTCAGAAGTGCTACATCAGCTACAACTTTTACCCCAATGGTGTGACAAGCATAACTTCTTCATCAG GGTCTAGGCACCATACACAGAGGACAGTGGCAATTGCAGTGGGAGGGTTGGCAGCTTTTGGGTTTCTAGTTGTTTGTTTGATGTTTGTTAAGCAACTCATGAAGAAGAAACATGGTGGGAAGCATGGAGATTAccattga
- the LOC126586913 gene encoding homeobox-leucine zipper protein ROC1-like: protein MQNMKYNCDAQGQPYLVISSDPDESSSDEEIDEKSDNGFLQLQEANNICLAAYREVMTLAINAKAWKMGLPPLGSIEDIQQMFKTPPSPRMKVESSVERIILPLSPRFLITTMIDVDKWASTFSQIVHQGSVQDSTSVFGRLSAMHRGQESGNCIDMTIVNAEFHLPTPFVQKQKYRFVRFVRSVMEDTWAVVDLSTDYFQQHSFDSAASKVNCLRRPSGVIVKRLGSYENLSEVIWIENMEVKDCKVDDDEDDDDMQSGTMNSNLAFDAKHWVNILSSNHRRRCANPKISSISDQVTQRDKNELSMETLIKID, encoded by the exons ATGCAAAATATG AAATATAACTGTGATGCTCAAGGACAACCTTATTTAGTTATCTCCTCGGATCCGGATGAGTCTTCTTCCGATGAAGAGATCGATGAGAAATCGGATAATGGGTTCCTACAACTACAAGAGGCAAATAACATCTGCCTTGCAGCTTACAGAGAGGTTATGACATTGGCTATCAACGCAAAAGCTTGGAAGATGGGCCTTCCACCACTCGGTTCAATCGAGGATATACAACAAATGTTCAAGACTCCGCCTTCACCCAGAATGAAAGTAGAATCCTCCGTTGAGCGCAtcattcttcctctttctccaAGGTTTTTGATAACTACTATGATTGACGTG GACAAATGGGCTTCAACCTTTTCCCAAATTGTTCATCAAGGATCTGTACAAGACTCAACTAGTGTTTTTGGACGTCTATCGGCAATGCACAGAGGACAAGAATCTGGCAACTGTATCGATATGACAATT GTCAATGCTGAATTTCACTTGCCTACACCATTtgtgcaaaaacaaaaataccGTTTTGTCAGATTTGTACGGAGTGTCATGGAAGATACATGGGCTGTAGTTGATCTATCAACTGATTATTTTCAGCAGCATTCATTTGATTCTGCTGCATCGAAAGTGAACTGTCTTCGGAGGCCATCTGGGGTCATTGTTAAGCGCCTCGGGTCGTATGAAAATTTATCCGAG GTTATATGGATTGAAAATATGGAAGTGAAAGATTGCAAAGTGGATGATGATGAGGACGACGACGATATGCAGTCAGGAACAATGAATTCAAACCTAGCATTCGACGCAAAGCACTGGGTTAATATTTTGTCATCGAATCACAGAAGAAGATGTGCCAACCCTAAAATTTCATCTATATCTGATCAAG TGACTCAAAGGGATAAGAATGAACTGTCAATGGAAACCCTAATAAAAATTGACTAA
- the LOC126587455 gene encoding probable inactive histone-lysine N-methyltransferase SUVR2, translating to MAPNPRVNAAFKAMAELGINEKQVKPVLKNLLRLFDKNWELIEEENYRVLVDAIFDAEDTQGVEEKKEKKKSKNYDEEDMEEEPQLRREPARPSKRIHSSGDEGSSQKKKSTNTDPEDNIGEELPLPHQPERPLKRLRKTHGGQLSPSPSTCNPMLGGPLLIRPKVEKDELLTRSPDSRAELHQPVSPHRSNKNKGKQPVVSNPIPQHGKRIIESGIVLLPKHRVDNHQLMKPKDEPFTDDMAQDEVPIAVILPDPSSKEKPPLQNGATGEQNDQEPVASQERESSRSDIVASSNERNTNFELATLEEESSNLEVASSPLGEDGSISVSPNLDALKKTTAWDSVHGTKETLCMQPCSLNGPVAVTAHEIPRLPLSLNSVAECRQAGERADSNGFADVDKEGELEASRGLVVVQHCDLPPDDLRSYHDIDDITKGEERVKIPWVNEKNNEYPPSFFYISRSLVFQDAAINLRLSGIGDANCCPTCFGDCLSASVPCACASQTEGDFAYTREGLLKDDFLEECISMIRNPQQHRPFYCKSCPLERVKNDDCLEPCKGHLRRQFIKECWSKCGCHRQCGNRVVQRGLNCKLQVFFTSEGKGWGLRTLEDLPKGAFVCEYVGEVLTSKELHERNIKSSRSGKRPYPVRLDANWASKADLRDKEALCLDATNYGNVARFINHRCLDANLVEIPVEVETPDHCYYHLAFFTTRKVDALEELTWDYGIDFDDHDHPVKVFQCQCGSKFCRNMKRSNRSRSGSIAR from the exons ATGGCGCCAAATCCAAGGGTAAACGCAGCCTTTAAAGCAATGGCAGAGCTTGGTATTAATGAAAAACAGGTCAAGCCAGTTTTGAAAAATCTCTTGAGATTATTTGACAAAAACTGGGAACTGATTGAAGAAGAGAATTATAGAGTTCTTGTAGATGCTATATTTGATGCGGAGGATACTCAG GGGGtggaagagaagaaggagaagaagaaaagcaagAACTATGAT GAGGAAGATATGGAAGAAGAGCCTCAGCTGCGTCGTGAACCTGCTCGTCCCTCGAAAAGGATACATTCAAGTGGTGATGAGGGTTCATCACAGAAGAAGAAATCTACAAATACTGAT CCGGAGGATAATATTGGGGAAGAATTGCCACTGCCTCATCAACCTGAACGTCCCCTGAAAAGGTTGCGAAAAACCCATGGGGGTCAACTTTCACCATCCCCAAGTACCTGCAACCCTATGTTAGGTGGGCCTTTATTGATAAGGCCAAAAGTGGAGAAAGATGAGTTACTTACACGGTCACCTGACTCAAGGGCTGAATTGCATCAACCAGTTTCACCCCATCGTAGTAACAAAAATAAGGGCAAGCAACCTGTTGTGTCTAATCCCATACCACAGCATGGAAAGCGAATTATTGAGTCAGGCATTGTTCTTTTGCCGAAACATAGGGTTGACAATCATCAATTAATGAAGCCTAAAGATGAGCCCTTCACTGATGACATGGCACAAGATGAGGTTCCTATAGCAGTCATCCTTCCAG ATCCCTCAAGTAAAGAAAAACCTCCACTCCAAAATGGTGCAACTGGGGAACAAAATGATCAAGAACCTGTGGCATCCCAGGAGAGAGAAAGTTCAAGAAGTGATATTGTAGCTTCATCTAATGAGAGGAATACGAACTTTGAACTTGCAACCTTAGAAGAGGAATCTTCTAATTTAGAAGTTGCGTCTTCACCCTTAGGAGAG GATGGATCTATAAGTGTATCACCAAATCTTGATGCATTGAAAAAAACTACTGCTTGGGATTCTGTGCATGGAACTAAGGAAACATTATGCATGCAGCCATGTTCTTTGAATGGGCCCGTTGCTGTTACTGCTCATGAAATTCCCAGACTACCCCTGTCTCTGAATAGTGTTGCTGAATGCAGACAAGCAGGTGAGAGGGCTGATTCTAATGGTTTTGCTGATGTTGATAAGGAAGGTGAACTGGAAGCCTCTCGTGGCCTGGTTGTTGTACAACATTGTGATCTACCTCCTGATGATTTAAGGAGTTATCATGACATTGATGACATAACCAAAGGGGAAGAAAGAGTCAAAATACCATGGGTAAATGAAAAAAACAATGAATATCCACCATCCTTCTTCTATATCTCCCGAAGCCTTGTTTTCCAAGATGCTGCTATTAACCTCCGTCTTTCTGGTATTGGGGATGCAAATTGCTGCCCAACTTGCTTTGGTGATTGCCTATCGGCGTCTGTACCTTGTGCTTGTGCATCTCAGACTGAGGGGGATTTTGCTTACACGCGAGAAGGCCTTCTAAAGGATGATTTCCTGGAAGAGTGTATCTCTATGATTCGCAACCCTCAACAGCACCGTCCTTTCTATTGTAAAAGCTGCCCACTTGAAAGAGTTAAGAATGATGATTGTTTAGAACCATGCAAGGGCCACTTAAGGAGGCAATTTATTAAAGAATGCTGGAGCAAGTGTGGCTGCCATAGACAGTGTGGAAATCGAGTGGTCCAGAGAGGCTTAAATTGCAAATTGCAG GTGTTTTTCACTTCTGAAGGAAAAGGATGGGGTCTCCGAACCTTGGAGGACCTGCCAAAAGGTGCCTTTGTGTGTGAGTATGTTGGAGAAGTTTTAACCAGCAAAGAGTTACATGAGAGGAACATTAAAAGCTCCAGAAGTGGCAAACGTCCCTATCCTGTGCGACTGGATGCAAATTGGGCTTCCAAAGCAGATTTGAGGGATAAAGAAGCTCTCTGTTTGGATGCTACAAACTACGGAAATGTTGCTAGGTTTATTAATCACAG ATGTCTGGATGCAAACTTGGTTGAAATCCCAGTTGAAGTGGAGACCCCAGATCATTGCTACTATCAT CTTGCCTTTTTCACAACAAGAAAAGTAGATGCCTTGGAAGAGCTAACCTGG GATTATGGCATTGACTTCGACGACCATGATCATCCTGTGAAGGTGTTCCAGTGCCAATGTGGCAGCAAATTCTGCAGGAACATGAAACGTTCAAATA GGTCTAGATCTGGATCAATTGCAAGGTGA